The Micromonospora krabiensis genome window below encodes:
- a CDS encoding ATP-binding cassette domain-containing protein, translating to MNHNAWLAALTGELRRHGVGPDLTGHVVAEAATHLAESGEPPLRVFGPPEAYARAVADSLGGPDQRPPRRQPGPVRLVASGISKRYRGRTVLDRVDLTVRAGQIAAVVGANGAGKSTFLRICAGIVSPDAGTVDVHGTLGYCPQDGGTAEFLDPDEHFVLVGAGRGLTRGAARRAGRSGAAALDWSPPGGTQARHLSGGTRQKLNLVLARLGEPDVLLLDEPYQGFDRGTYLDFWHEVWRWRDAGKAIVVVTHLLNQLDRVDLVLDLTGVREHRA from the coding sequence GTGAACCACAACGCCTGGCTCGCCGCCCTCACCGGCGAACTGCGCCGGCACGGGGTGGGGCCCGACCTGACCGGTCACGTCGTCGCCGAGGCGGCCACCCACCTCGCCGAGAGCGGGGAGCCGCCACTGCGCGTGTTCGGCCCGCCCGAGGCGTACGCCCGGGCGGTCGCCGACAGCCTCGGCGGGCCCGACCAACGCCCGCCGCGACGGCAGCCCGGCCCGGTCCGGCTCGTCGCGAGCGGGATCAGCAAGCGCTACCGGGGCCGCACCGTCCTCGACCGGGTCGACCTCACCGTCCGCGCCGGACAGATCGCCGCCGTCGTCGGCGCGAACGGCGCCGGGAAGAGCACCTTCCTGCGCATCTGCGCCGGGATCGTCAGCCCCGACGCGGGCACCGTGGACGTCCACGGCACCCTCGGCTACTGCCCGCAGGACGGCGGCACCGCCGAGTTCCTCGACCCCGACGAGCACTTCGTGCTGGTGGGCGCCGGTCGCGGGCTCACCCGCGGCGCCGCCCGCCGGGCCGGCCGCTCCGGGGCCGCCGCCCTCGACTGGTCGCCGCCGGGTGGCACCCAGGCGCGGCACCTCTCCGGCGGCACCCGGCAGAAACTCAACCTCGTCCTCGCCCGCCTCGGCGAGCCGGACGTGCTGCTGCTCGACGAGCCCTACCAGGGCTTCGACCGGGGCACCTACCTCGACTTCTGGCACGAGGTGTGGCGGTGGCGCGACGCCGGCAAGGCCATCGTCGTCGTCACCCACCTGCTCAACCAACTCGACCGCGTCGACCTCGTGCTCGACCTGACCGGCGTGAGGGAGCACCGCGCATGA